The segment TTATCTACCTGTTGCGGGGCCGAGGGACTCAAACCGTTCGACCGTGGCGCCGTGGCGAAGCTGGTGGAGCACAGCTCGCGCCTGGTGGAGGATCAGGAAAAACTTGCCACGACGTTCAACCATCTCCTGGATGTAGCCCGCGAGGCCTGCTTCCTGGCCCAGCAGAACGGACATCAGCGGGTCATGGCGGAGGACGTGCGGCGGGCCATCCACGCCAAGATCCGGCGCGCCAACCGGCTGGAGGAGCAGTTGCAGGAACTGGTCCTTGACCGGACCCTGCTGGTTGATACCGAGGGGGCCGTGGTTGGTCAAGTAAACGGGATCGCGGTGATCCCGCTTGGTGAGTATCACTTCGGCAAGCCGAGCCGCATTACGGCGCGCACCTTCCTTGGGCGCGGCGGCATCGTCGATATCGAACGCGAGGCCCGGATGGGCGGCCGCATTCACAGCAAAGGCGTGTTGATCCTGTCGGGCTATCTGGGCGGCCGCTATGTGCAGCAGACGCCCCTGGCCCTGTCGGCGAGTCTTGCCTTCGAACAGGTGTATGAAGAGGTGGAGGGCGACAGCGCCTCTTCAGCGGAGTTATACGCGATCCTTTCAAGCCTGTCCGGGTTACCGATCAAACAGGGGTTTGCAGTCACAGGGTCGGTCAATCAGCGGGGCGAGGTCCAGGCTATCGGGGCCGTGAATGCCAAGATTGAGGGGTTTTTTGATGTGTGCCGCGCAAGGGGCTTGACGGGAGAGCAGGGGGTGCTGATCCCAGCGAGCAATGTGCGGCATCTGATGCTCAGAGAGGATGTGGTGGAGGCGGTCGCCGCGAGGCAGTTTCAGATCTATCCTGTCGAGACCATTGATGAGGGGATTGCCTTGCTGACCGGGCAGGAGGCGGGAGATCGCGGTCCGGATGGGAGTTTTCCTGAAGGTAGCGTGAATGGGCTGGTGCAGGCGCGGCTGCGCGAGATGGCGGAGCAGGCGAAGGCGTACGGCGCCGAGAGTCAGATGTCGTCCAGCTCAGACCGCCATGACGAGCACGAGGCCACGCCGTGAGCCATGTTAAATCTTAAATCGTAGATCGAGGATCCAAGATCGTTTTCGGAGCAATTGTATGTCGGAGTTCAGACAGGATAAGGCGACGCGGGAGTGGATCGTGATCGCCACTGAACGGGCCAGACGCCCGGACGATTTCCGAGTGGAGCGGAGCCCGAGAGATCCGACTTTACCCGAAGAGTCTTGCGCATTCTGCCCTGGTAACGAAGCCATGACACCGCCGGAGTTTATGGCCTACCGCCACGGAGGCGAGGCGAATGGCTCGGGCTGGTGGATCCGGGTGGTGCCGAACAAGTACCCCGCCCTCACCCCGCAGGGAAGTCCGGATCGGTGGATGGCCGAAGGGTTCTTTCGGAAGATGGACGGCGTCGGACGACACGAAGTGATCATCGACGGTCCACGTCACGACCGCCCTCTTCCACTGATGGACGACCAGCAGGCGGAGGAGATCCTCTGGGTCTATCGGGAACGCTTTCTGGTGCTGCAACAGGATGCTCGGATCAAGCTGATCATCATTTTCAAGAATCACGGCCTGGCGGCCGGCAGCTCAATCCAACACCCGCATTCGCAGATCATCGCAACCTCGGTGGTCCCGCTCAATATTCGTAACAAGCTGTACGAGGCGGCCCGCTACTACGACGAACATGGGCGGTGTGTCTACTGCGATATGGTGCGTGAGGAACTGCAGGACGGCAAGCGGATCGTGATGGAGAATGAGGCGTTC is part of the Candidatus Methylomirabilota bacterium genome and harbors:
- the galT gene encoding galactose-1-phosphate uridylyltransferase, whose product is MSEFRQDKATREWIVIATERARRPDDFRVERSPRDPTLPEESCAFCPGNEAMTPPEFMAYRHGGEANGSGWWIRVVPNKYPALTPQGSPDRWMAEGFFRKMDGVGRHEVIIDGPRHDRPLPLMDDQQAEEILWVYRERFLVLQQDARIKLIIIFKNHGLAAGSSIQHPHSQIIATSVVPLNIRNKLYEAARYYDEHGRCVYCDMVREELQDGKRIVMENEAFVVYHPFASRVPFETWIVPKAHEACFALIPPHESKVFARTLKSAWAGLHSALNDPDLNYVLHTRRSVHEVSESYHWHLQIMPRFTTAAGFELGSGIYINTALPEETAAFLREYE